ACTGCTGCAGGGGCGTGTCGTCGCGGCCGAGGACGTTGTCGAAGCCATTGCCGGGCGCCGGTTCGCTGGCCGGGACGACGGTCGAGCCGGCCAGAAGTGTGAAAGCGGCGACACACACCGCGAGGCTGCGGGTTTTCCCCCACCGCAGGCTGGCTGTCTGTGAGTGTTGGCGTCGCATCTCAGTCCCCGGCCACCCGAGTCGCAAGAAGCGTGCTCAGGACGCTCAGCCCATGAGTTTGCGCAGGATGTCGAGCGTGTCCGCCTCGGCTGCCGGTTTGTCGGGGCGCCGCCGCAGCATGCGCGGAAACCGGACCGCGAGGCCGCTCTTGTGGCGCGTGGACGGCGCGATCGCCTCGAATCCGAGCTCGAACACCTGACTGGGCTCGACGGCGCGGACCGGACCGTGCCGCTCGAGGGTGTGCCGGCGGATCCACTTGTCCATCTCCTCGATCTCCGCGTTCGAGAGCCCGGAGTACGCCTTGGCCACCGGCACCAGGTGCCCGTTGTCCCACACGCCGAACGTGTAGTCGGTGAGCAGGCTTGCCCGGCGCCCGTTCCCCGGCTGGGCGTACATCAGCACGGCGTCGACGGTCAGCGGATCGATCTTCCACTTCCACCAGGCGCCTTTGCGCCGTCCGACGCCGTACGCGGAGTCGCGGCGCTTGAGGATGAACCCCTCGACCCCCCGTTCGCGCGACTGCCGCCGCAACTGTCCGAGTTCCTGCCAGCTCGAGAACAGAACTTCCTCCGAGATCCGGAGGACCGAGTGGCCGGCTACCAGGCGCGCCAGGGCGTCGCGGCGGAACTGCAGGGGCCGCGCACGAACGTCCGTGCCGTCGAGCTCCAGCACGTCGTAGGTCACGAATACCACCGGCACCGTGCGCATCACCTGAGCGATCTGCTTCTGCCGGCCGATGCGCTGCTGCAGCGCGGAGAACGGCATCGGCCGGTCGTCCTTGAAGGCCAGCACTTCGCCGTCGAGCACGGTGCCGTCTGGCAGGCGGGTGGCGGCCGCGGTGATCTCCGGGAAGCGCTGCGTGATCAGCTCTTCACCGCGCGACCAGAGCCACGTGCCGCCGGCGCGCCGGATCAGCTGCGCGCGGATGCCGTCCCACTTCCATTCGACGATCCATCCGGATGGGTCCCCGAGCGCATCCGGATCCCCCTCGAGCGGCGACGCGAGATGGAAGGGATAGGGCTGCGACGCATCGCCGGCACGCTCCGCGGCGGTCACGGACGTGAACCACTCGGCCGACGGCCACCAGTCGCCCATCAGCCGCGCCGCGACGATTGTCGGTTGGGTGCCGGCCGCGCTCGCCAGCGCGCGCACGACGAGCGTGTGCGAGACGCCGACCCTGAACTCGCCGGTGAGCAGCTTGTTCAGGAGGAAGCGCTCGCCGCGCGGAAGTCCGAGCCACCATCGAATCACCATCGATCGCTGCGCAGACGGATCCGCGGACTGCAGCGGCAACAGCCGCTCCTCGACCCACGTCGCCAGCGGGAGATCCGGTTCCGGCGGACCCGGCGGGACCGCATCCAGCGCGAGCGCGACCAGCTCGCCGAAGTCGCCGGCTGCCGAATAGCATTCGCCCATCAGCCAGTCCGGAATCCCGGTGACCTCCTGCGACCACTCGCGCAGACCCGCCGACGGCACCACGCGCTTGAGCCGCCGCCCGGTGAGGAAGAACACCGCCCACGCGGCATCCGCCGGCGGAGCGGCGCGGAAGTACTCGACCAGGGCGGCGACCTTCGCGTTCGTCGAGGTGGTGCGGTCGAGCGACTCGTAGAGGAAGGCGAACTGGTTCATTTCCCCAACGCCCGGTTAACTCCCTTCGCCCGAATCGACAGCGTCACCCAGTTCCCCTGCTTCGCCTTCGAAACGCGTGCGGATGATCCCGGTCTCGAGGCCGCGGGTTTCGGCGAGGTAGCGCGCGAGCGCCTCGGACCAGCCGTGCGTGACGAGAACGCGTGAGGCGCCTGTGTCTTCGATCGTCGCCAGCAGCGCCCTCCAGTCCGCGTGATCGGACAGGACGAAGCCGCGATCGAACGCGCGCTGGCGGCGCACGCCGCGCACGCGCATGAGACCGGACGCGAACCCCACCGAGGCGCCGGGCAGCCGGCGCATCCACGGCGTGCCGCGGGCCGACAGCGGCGCGAGCACGAGCGCGCGCGCCAGCGCCTTGCCGCGCATGCTCTCGGTGACGCGCTCGGTCGCCGCCATCGCGACGCCGGATTCACGGTAGGCGTCGGTCATCGCCGCCATCGCGCCGTGCAGATGGATCGGCGCATCGGCCGTCTCGCGCAGCTCGGCGAGGATGCGCTGCGCCTTGCCGAGCACGTAGCAGAACACCACCGACGGACGGTCCTGGTCGCGGTTCTCCCGCCACCAGGCGAGGATCTCCTCGACGACCGCCGCGCCCGGATCCCAGGTGTAGATCGGCAGACCGAAGGTCGCCTCGGTGATGAACGTATGGCAGCGTACCGGCTCGAACGGCGCGCACGTCGGGTCCGGCTGCCGCTTGTAGTCCCCCGACACCACCCACACCTCGCCCCTGTGCTCGACACGCACCTGCGCCGAGCCGAGGATGTGTCCGGCGGGATGGAAGGAGACGTGCGCGTCGCCGATCGCGCGGCGCTCGCCGTAGTCGAGCGTCTCGATGTGCGCCTCGGGCAGCCGCCGCCGCAGCACCGCCGCACCCGGTGCCGCGCACAGGTACGACGCCGCCCCATGGCTCGCGTGATCGCTGTGCGCGTGGGTGATCACCGCGCGCTCGACCGGACCCCACGGATCGACGTGGAAATCGCCGGCGGCGCAGAACAGTCCGGCGGGAGAAGACGCAATCATGGGGCCGCGGCTCTCACGGCGCGAGCGCCCGCGAGTCGGGCGGCGCGCGCCTCGCGCTCCTCAGCACGGCAGCCACCCTCGGGACCATCAGCAGCATTGCCGCGGCGACCACGCCGAACTCGACCCACACCACCGGCGCCGGCACGAACCAGCGGTGTCCGGACTTCGACAGGTGCCAGACGATGTAGACGGGGATCACCGAATACGTCCACACCACGAGCGGCAGCGCCGCGCGGGTGAAGAGGAACGGGGTGAAGTAGAGCAGATACCACGGGTAGATCACCGGCGCGGCGGCCAGCGACACCGCCATCGGCCACGCCCACGCCGCCGGATCGTCGGCGCCGCGGCGGTAGCGCATCCACGCCGCCACCGCGAGACCGG
The sequence above is a segment of the Vicinamibacterales bacterium genome. Coding sequences within it:
- a CDS encoding ligase-associated DNA damage response exonuclease; this translates as MIASSPAGLFCAAGDFHVDPWGPVERAVITHAHSDHASHGAASYLCAAPGAAVLRRRLPEAHIETLDYGERRAIGDAHVSFHPAGHILGSAQVRVEHRGEVWVVSGDYKRQPDPTCAPFEPVRCHTFITEATFGLPIYTWDPGAAVVEEILAWWRENRDQDRPSVVFCYVLGKAQRILAELRETADAPIHLHGAMAAMTDAYRESGVAMAATERVTESMRGKALARALVLAPLSARGTPWMRRLPGASVGFASGLMRVRGVRRQRAFDRGFVLSDHADWRALLATIEDTGASRVLVTHGWSEALARYLAETRGLETGIIRTRFEGEAGELGDAVDSGEGS
- a CDS encoding ATP-dependent DNA ligase, with product MNQFAFLYESLDRTTSTNAKVAALVEYFRAAPPADAAWAVFFLTGRRLKRVVPSAGLREWSQEVTGIPDWLMGECYSAAGDFGELVALALDAVPPGPPEPDLPLATWVEERLLPLQSADPSAQRSMVIRWWLGLPRGERFLLNKLLTGEFRVGVSHTLVVRALASAAGTQPTIVAARLMGDWWPSAEWFTSVTAAERAGDASQPYPFHLASPLEGDPDALGDPSGWIVEWKWDGIRAQLIRRAGGTWLWSRGEELITQRFPEITAAATRLPDGTVLDGEVLAFKDDRPMPFSALQQRIGRQKQIAQVMRTVPVVFVTYDVLELDGTDVRARPLQFRRDALARLVAGHSVLRISEEVLFSSWQELGQLRRQSRERGVEGFILKRRDSAYGVGRRKGAWWKWKIDPLTVDAVLMYAQPGNGRRASLLTDYTFGVWDNGHLVPVAKAYSGLSNAEIEEMDKWIRRHTLERHGPVRAVEPSQVFELGFEAIAPSTRHKSGLAVRFPRMLRRRPDKPAAEADTLDILRKLMG